A single genomic interval of Arthrobacter globiformis harbors:
- the zapE gene encoding AFG1/ZapE family ATPase, with the protein MAGFHQGLIITPGTERQLGAYGLFRPSPSQREVLALPTGPLSVKGADPDILWVSFTELCVGVRSTADYLLLAERFPAWVVDGIPSLPGESTASPADWQRFLALLDVLHEREITPFLITPGPHGDPFGAPQGSAADELAVVLSRIGERLSELRRIESDEQLPDEQFGGC; encoded by the coding sequence GTGGCCGGTTTCCACCAGGGCCTGATCATCACTCCCGGCACGGAACGGCAGTTGGGCGCCTACGGGCTGTTCAGGCCTTCGCCATCCCAGCGGGAGGTCCTGGCCCTGCCCACCGGTCCGTTGTCAGTCAAGGGCGCCGATCCGGACATCCTGTGGGTCAGCTTCACGGAGCTGTGCGTCGGGGTCCGGTCGACGGCGGACTATCTTCTGCTGGCGGAAAGGTTCCCTGCTTGGGTGGTGGACGGCATCCCGTCACTTCCTGGAGAGTCCACTGCCAGCCCGGCTGACTGGCAGCGGTTCCTGGCTTTGTTGGACGTCCTCCACGAGCGGGAGATCACGCCGTTCCTCATCACCCCTGGACCGCATGGCGATCCCTTTGGCGCGCCGCAGGGCAGCGCTGCTGATGAACTTGCCGTCGTCCTGTCACGCATCGGAGAGCGGCTCTCCGAGCTTCGCCGGATCGAGTCGGACGAACAGTTGCCGGATGAGCAGTTCGGCGGCTGCTAG
- a CDS encoding helix-turn-helix transcriptional regulator translates to MERNDAQYRTWLELVGEILQLPCGPSLRYEEQLLELYTESFDGACSTRNHVRHDWDNRIITCWPPKYIPDEPPGDFDYRQQPLLRWYAWTGQRGPQSIGRVPDALASNNIKQAWDEIARPWNVNHQLSIPLHLGGNDLHSYLVQRPDDFTEQEFDLASLLQPILTGLAFHLRLASTSAEASVQGSTQGLTVREMGILTLLSKGLTADSLARRLNISPRTAEKHLEHIYRKLDVGDRLMAVQRGYELRLLDRSPLST, encoded by the coding sequence GTGGAGCGTAATGATGCGCAGTACCGCACGTGGCTGGAGTTAGTTGGAGAAATCCTTCAACTGCCGTGTGGCCCGTCATTGCGATACGAAGAGCAACTCCTGGAGCTCTATACGGAGTCGTTCGACGGAGCGTGCTCAACGCGAAATCATGTGCGACACGATTGGGACAATCGCATCATCACTTGCTGGCCACCGAAGTACATCCCCGACGAGCCGCCAGGGGACTTTGACTACAGGCAACAACCGCTGTTGCGCTGGTATGCATGGACTGGACAAAGGGGACCACAATCCATCGGGCGGGTTCCTGACGCTCTAGCCAGCAACAACATCAAGCAGGCCTGGGACGAGATAGCCCGGCCCTGGAACGTGAACCATCAGTTGTCCATCCCGCTCCACTTGGGCGGGAATGACCTCCACTCCTATCTCGTCCAACGACCTGACGACTTCACGGAGCAAGAGTTCGACTTGGCATCACTGCTTCAACCAATCTTGACTGGCCTTGCCTTTCATCTCAGGCTTGCGTCGACCAGTGCCGAGGCTTCCGTGCAAGGCTCCACACAGGGATTGACTGTCCGGGAGATGGGGATTTTGACTCTGCTCAGCAAGGGACTGACCGCAGACAGTCTGGCGCGGAGGCTCAACATCTCGCCGCGCACCGCGGAAAAGCACCTGGAACACATTTACCGCAAACTGGATGTCGGTGACCGGCTGATGGCTGTCCAAAGGGGTTATGAATTGAGACTGCTGGACCGTTCACCGCTGTCGACATGA